Proteins found in one Bacteroidota bacterium genomic segment:
- a CDS encoding tetratricopeptide repeat-containing serine protease family protein → MRALLAVGLLALQATSAAATVVLVEVSPTIAGRWQPITIAVELLLDPARSPAWALERLRESRIREQLQDHVEWLSEQVPTPEQALLLPHGVRRLRALYRVRTGKPGWLRLPPLRLSPALQAEPIALPAVLVYTYRPELAQSLSATFALVAERRTGFRPQLRVLQYGSAFLLRPDVLVTSFHVLVGAEQARVRLDETRELVLDRAWWADPQNDVVLLYVPPQQWHRLGLNPPVLSVRPAPPEPDMPVFALGWPGGVFTTTTGLWESALHMPGRAPQHVSTNAVFPGLSGGVLVDSLGRGIGMIISGQGDRRAASPRSGPQANVCVAVDLRWIEQVLERLSTPPRPLRTLVGERIIRENPYALAMTLERWAEAFAQLAPREQEAQMARLGRLLARDTADAGLWYLVGSALLRLGRRAEAEAALRRALQLFPEHFAARYGLAVLYLTQRRPQEARMLWQELLRYRSLRTLAAYGLARSYLGEGRYERALLLLQELVRGQPEFAAGVFWLAYCELMQERPDMALLWEAWLAYLEPLWARQLALIRTTPLLHPMRPLELPLVALY, encoded by the coding sequence ATGCGCGCGCTTCTTGCCGTTGGACTCCTCGCTCTACAGGCCACCTCGGCCGCAGCCACCGTGGTTTTAGTCGAGGTTTCGCCCACGATCGCGGGCCGCTGGCAGCCGATTACGATCGCCGTGGAGCTCCTGCTAGATCCTGCGCGGTCTCCGGCCTGGGCGCTGGAGCGCCTACGCGAAAGCCGCATCCGCGAGCAGCTTCAAGATCACGTGGAATGGCTGTCCGAACAGGTACCCACCCCAGAGCAGGCGCTCCTGCTGCCGCACGGCGTGCGGCGGCTTCGTGCGCTATACCGCGTGCGCACCGGAAAACCGGGGTGGCTTCGGCTGCCCCCCTTACGGCTGAGCCCCGCCTTGCAGGCCGAACCGATCGCCCTGCCGGCTGTGCTCGTCTATACATACCGGCCGGAGCTAGCCCAGTCCCTAAGCGCCACGTTTGCACTTGTGGCGGAGCGTCGGACGGGCTTTCGCCCTCAGCTCAGGGTCCTGCAGTACGGCTCAGCTTTTCTGCTGCGACCCGATGTACTTGTTACCAGTTTTCACGTCCTGGTGGGCGCCGAACAGGCGCGCGTGCGCCTGGATGAGACCAGGGAGCTCGTGCTGGATCGAGCTTGGTGGGCTGATCCGCAAAACGACGTGGTGCTCCTATATGTGCCCCCGCAGCAATGGCACAGGCTGGGGCTGAATCCCCCGGTGCTCTCGGTCCGGCCCGCGCCTCCGGAGCCCGATATGCCCGTTTTCGCTTTGGGCTGGCCCGGCGGGGTCTTCACGACCACGACGGGGCTATGGGAGAGCGCGCTTCACATGCCTGGACGCGCCCCGCAGCATGTGAGCACAAACGCCGTCTTTCCGGGTTTAAGCGGAGGGGTGCTCGTGGACTCCCTTGGACGCGGGATCGGCATGATCATATCCGGTCAAGGGGACCGACGTGCGGCATCCCCACGATCGGGGCCACAGGCTAACGTGTGCGTGGCCGTCGACCTGCGGTGGATTGAGCAGGTCCTGGAGCGACTCAGCACACCTCCGCGGCCGCTGCGGACGCTTGTCGGAGAGCGCATTATACGCGAAAACCCATACGCGCTGGCCATGACCTTGGAGCGGTGGGCGGAGGCCTTCGCGCAGCTTGCGCCGCGCGAACAGGAAGCCCAAATGGCCCGCTTGGGCCGCCTACTGGCCCGAGACACCGCCGATGCCGGCCTGTGGTATCTGGTCGGATCGGCCCTGCTGCGGCTGGGGCGTCGCGCCGAAGCCGAGGCCGCCTTAAGGCGGGCGCTGCAGCTGTTTCCAGAGCATTTCGCGGCTCGCTACGGGCTGGCTGTCCTGTATCTGACGCAACGCCGGCCCCAGGAGGCCCGTATGCTGTGGCAGGAGCTACTGCGATATCGATCCCTAAGGACGCTCGCCGCATATGGGCTAGCGCGCAGCTACTTAGGGGAGGGCCGCTACGAAAGAGCGCTTCTGCTGCTGCAGGAGCTGGTGCGCGGCCAACCGGAGTTTGCCGCCGGGGTCTTTTGGTTGGCCTATTGCGAGCTTATGCAAGAGCGTCCGGATATGGCCCTCTTATGGGAGGCCTGGCTGGCGTACCTGGAGCCGCTCTGGGCGCGCCAGCTGGCTCTTATTCGCACCACACCCTTGTTGCACCCTATGCGTCCGCTGGAGCTGCCGCTTGTGGCCCTGTATTAG
- a CDS encoding DUF2892 domain-containing protein produces the protein MRCNVGKVDRIIRLVLGLALVSLVFVGPQTPWGWLGLVLLGTAFLRFCPLYRLLGLSTCEPKRA, from the coding sequence ATGCGCTGCAATGTAGGCAAAGTGGACCGTATAATCCGTCTGGTTTTGGGTCTAGCGCTGGTGAGCTTGGTCTTCGTGGGGCCTCAGACCCCCTGGGGATGGCTGGGGCTCGTGCTGTTGGGCACGGCGTTTTTGCGCTTTTGTCCTCTGTATAGGCTCTTGGGGCTATCTACCTGCGAGCCGAAAAGAGCCTAA
- the ptsP gene encoding phosphoenolpyruvate--protein phosphotransferase, with product MGGTKPEVRLRGIPGSPGIAIGPAFLFERTRPHIPHRHLALEELDSEVARFREALERSERELRKIIDIARQKVDPEAAAIFEAQLLMLRDAHVYEHIEQRIRAERLNAEAIVHEEFEAFLERMRAPEDPYWDERAADVRDVQERLLRNLQKGRLLSDVEDSSIVVADELTPADLVLFSRRNIRGVALDFGGPTSHTVIIARSLRVPAVLGLHSITDQASPGDLLIVDGYTGRVILRPTQPTLRLYRRRQRLIEQRLRAQREELAQLPAQTRCGRRIWLRANLEFREELPFVAEQGADGIGLYRSEPLFLARGKFISEEEQYAYYREIVQAVRPHVATLRLFDVGGDKVLLSTYREPNPFLGWRGVRILLDRPEELLRPQLRAILRSSAHGSVRLLIPMVASLEELERFYAHYERALAELRAEGHAIAERVPVGVMIEVPSAAVLIDQIAERVNFVSIGTNDLIQYLLAVDRGNDLVANLYQEFHPAVLRTLKHIIDGAHQKGVPVALCGEMASNPLATVLLVGLGLDELSVNPVMLPEIKRTIRAIDYEEARSLAAELLQLPHTAQIEARLRAWREASCPEPDPFVFEDY from the coding sequence ATGGGGGGAACGAAGCCGGAGGTCCGCTTGCGGGGCATTCCCGGATCGCCCGGCATCGCCATCGGCCCGGCGTTTTTGTTCGAACGCACGCGCCCCCATATCCCGCATCGGCATCTAGCCCTTGAGGAGCTCGACTCAGAGGTCGCTCGGTTCCGAGAGGCGCTGGAGCGTTCCGAACGGGAGCTGCGCAAGATCATCGACATCGCCCGTCAAAAGGTCGATCCGGAGGCGGCGGCCATCTTCGAAGCTCAGCTGCTTATGCTGCGCGACGCGCACGTCTACGAGCACATCGAGCAGCGCATCCGAGCCGAGCGGCTTAACGCCGAGGCCATCGTGCACGAGGAATTCGAGGCCTTCCTGGAGCGCATGCGGGCTCCTGAGGATCCTTATTGGGATGAGCGGGCCGCGGACGTGCGCGACGTGCAGGAGCGCTTGTTGCGCAACCTGCAGAAGGGGCGCCTGCTTTCGGACGTGGAGGATTCCAGCATCGTCGTAGCCGATGAGCTGACCCCGGCGGATCTGGTGCTCTTCAGTCGCCGCAACATCCGAGGGGTGGCGTTGGACTTCGGCGGTCCTACCTCGCATACGGTTATCATCGCGCGCAGCCTGCGTGTGCCGGCCGTCTTAGGGCTGCACAGCATCACCGACCAGGCTTCTCCGGGAGATCTGCTGATCGTAGACGGCTACACGGGCCGGGTGATCCTGCGCCCCACCCAGCCCACGTTGCGTCTGTATCGGCGACGCCAGCGCCTCATAGAGCAGCGCCTGCGAGCCCAACGAGAGGAGCTCGCCCAGCTTCCGGCCCAGACCCGCTGCGGACGGCGCATCTGGCTCCGGGCCAATCTGGAGTTCCGCGAAGAGCTGCCCTTCGTCGCCGAGCAGGGCGCCGACGGCATCGGCCTGTATCGTTCGGAGCCTCTGTTCTTGGCCCGGGGTAAGTTCATCTCGGAAGAGGAGCAGTACGCCTACTACCGGGAGATCGTGCAGGCCGTTCGGCCCCATGTAGCCACCCTGCGGCTCTTTGACGTAGGCGGCGACAAGGTGCTCCTGAGCACATACCGGGAGCCCAACCCTTTCTTGGGCTGGCGCGGGGTGCGGATTTTGTTGGATCGGCCCGAGGAGCTGCTGCGCCCTCAGCTGCGGGCCATCTTGCGCAGCAGCGCCCACGGTTCGGTTCGGTTGCTTATCCCGATGGTGGCGAGTCTGGAGGAACTTGAGCGCTTCTATGCACACTACGAGCGCGCGCTTGCGGAGCTGCGGGCCGAGGGTCATGCCATAGCCGAACGCGTGCCCGTGGGCGTGATGATCGAGGTGCCCTCGGCGGCCGTGTTGATCGATCAGATCGCCGAACGCGTCAATTTCGTCTCCATCGGCACCAACGACCTGATCCAGTACCTGTTGGCCGTCGACCGAGGCAACGATCTAGTGGCCAACCTGTATCAGGAATTTCACCCCGCTGTGTTGCGCACGCTCAAGCACATCATCGACGGCGCCCATCAGAAGGGGGTTCCTGTGGCCCTCTGCGGGGAGATGGCCTCCAATCCGCTGGCCACCGTGCTGCTGGTGGGCTTGGGGTTAGATGAGCTCAGCGTCAATCCCGTGATGCTGCCGGAAATCAAGCGCACGATCCGGGCCATCGATTACGAGGAAGCGCGATCGCTGGCGGCGGAGCTGCTGCAACTGCCCCACACGGCCCAGATCGAGGCCCGCTTGCGCGCCTGGCGCGAGGCCAGCTGCCCCGAACCGGATCCCTTCGTGTTCGAGGACTACTGA
- a CDS encoding purine-nucleoside phosphorylase, with the protein MIASAPEGTQSGTFEHAHHLRELAQQAAALVHARVSLRPDTALILGSGLGEIAESAQPMARIATRDLPGYPASTVEGHSGSLIWAYWGEIPVLFVQGRVHFYEGYSIQKSVYPVHLLHALGVRNLILTNAAGGLNPLFRPGDLMLIRDHIAFGFTNPLRGLKGAEAGLYGARIPYDPDWSEALLRAALLEGIPLREGTYLWTRGPSYETPAEVRMFRRFGADAVGMSTVPEALQARFYGMRVVGLSAITNLAAGLSARPLAHEEVMAQGRAVRDTVARLLLRFLQEVAR; encoded by the coding sequence ATGATAGCATCCGCTCCCGAAGGGACGCAATCCGGAACCTTTGAGCACGCGCACCACTTGCGAGAACTGGCCCAACAGGCCGCGGCGCTGGTGCACGCTCGCGTTTCGCTGCGCCCCGATACGGCCCTTATACTGGGCTCCGGGCTGGGGGAGATCGCGGAGTCCGCGCAACCGATGGCGCGCATCGCCACGCGCGACCTTCCGGGCTATCCGGCCTCCACGGTAGAGGGCCATAGCGGATCCTTGATTTGGGCGTACTGGGGCGAAATCCCGGTGCTCTTCGTGCAGGGCCGGGTTCATTTTTACGAGGGCTACTCGATCCAAAAAAGCGTCTACCCCGTTCACTTGTTGCACGCCCTGGGCGTTCGCAATCTTATCCTAACCAACGCCGCAGGGGGCCTTAACCCGCTCTTCCGGCCGGGGGATCTCATGCTCATCCGAGATCACATCGCCTTCGGGTTCACCAACCCCTTGCGAGGATTAAAGGGCGCAGAAGCCGGACTTTATGGGGCGCGTATCCCCTATGATCCGGACTGGAGCGAAGCGCTGCTGCGCGCAGCCCTTCTGGAGGGCATTCCCCTGCGGGAGGGTACGTACCTGTGGACGCGCGGGCCCTCTTACGAGACGCCTGCCGAAGTCCGCATGTTCCGTCGTTTTGGGGCCGACGCCGTGGGCATGTCCACGGTGCCCGAAGCGCTGCAGGCGCGCTTTTATGGTATGCGCGTAGTGGGCCTATCGGCCATCACAAACCTGGCCGCGGGGCTCAGCGCCCGCCCCCTTGCACACGAAGAGGTCATGGCGCAAGGCCGGGCCGTGCGCGATACAGTGGCACGGCTATTGCTCCGGTTTTTGCAAGAGGTAGCTAGATAG
- a CDS encoding DoxX family protein, whose product MTLMELLFVLGRVLFGGFFVLNGINHFTRQATLVEYAASRGVPAATFAVSATGGMILLGGFSVMFGIVPQFGLILIMIFLVPVTLKMHAFWHIDDPGLRLVEQSNFYKNLALLGAALMLITHNDWAFSINFLRF is encoded by the coding sequence ATGACCCTCATGGAGCTTTTGTTCGTGCTCGGGCGAGTGCTGTTCGGGGGGTTTTTCGTGCTCAACGGAATCAATCATTTTACGCGTCAGGCTACGCTCGTTGAATACGCGGCCTCGCGCGGGGTGCCTGCGGCCACGTTCGCCGTAAGCGCCACAGGCGGAATGATTTTGCTCGGTGGCTTTTCGGTGATGTTCGGCATCGTGCCTCAGTTTGGGCTGATTCTCATTATGATCTTCCTTGTGCCGGTTACCCTGAAGATGCACGCCTTTTGGCACATCGACGACCCCGGCCTGCGGCTGGTCGAACAGAGCAACTTCTACAAAAACCTGGCCCTATTGGGCGCGGCGCTCATGCTCATTACGCACAACGATTGGGCCTTCAGCATAAACTTTCTGCGCTTTTAA
- the aspS gene encoding aspartate--tRNA ligase, protein MRHGYRTHTCGELRPEHVGQHVVLQGWVQTRRDLGGVIFVDLRDRYGITQVVFSPQDSPEAHALAERLRVEYVISVRGLVAARSPDTVNPKLPTGQVEVRVLDLEILNRADTPPFEIEDETKTSEELRLRYRYLDLRRPRMQRILGVRHEAAQIVRAYFSRHGFWEIETPMLTKSTPEGARDYLVPSRVHPGKFYALPQSPQLYKQILMLAGLDRYFQIVRCFRDEDLRADRQPEFTQIDVEMAFATRELVLELIEGLLVEVWERIQGRSILRPFPRLSYEEAIRRYGSDRPDLRPGMPICELSDIAAETPFRVFRQAVDAGGAVVGICAPGQAELGRAYLDRLTEYARKQLGASGLLYIKYQSSGERLCSVKSEVLPEVFVERLSEALGLRPGDLGLLLAGPKPSVYTQMGALRLHLAEARNLYPQSDPYAFVWVLDFPLVEWDAEARRWVAVHHPFTAPHPEDVSLMQTDPARVRAQAYDIVVNGYELGGGSIRIHDPELQRRMFRLLGIPEAEAERKFGFLLQAFRYGAPPHGGIALGFDRLVMLLTGAQSLREVIAFPKTQRAQELMIGSPDVVEPQQLEELHIRVTLPRAQTVGS, encoded by the coding sequence ATGCGACACGGATACCGCACCCACACCTGTGGAGAGCTGCGCCCGGAGCATGTGGGGCAACACGTAGTGCTGCAGGGATGGGTCCAGACCCGCCGCGACCTGGGCGGGGTCATTTTCGTGGATTTGCGCGACCGCTATGGCATTACGCAGGTCGTCTTCTCCCCTCAGGACAGCCCCGAGGCGCATGCGCTGGCTGAACGGCTGCGCGTCGAATACGTGATTTCGGTGCGCGGCTTAGTGGCGGCCCGATCTCCGGATACGGTTAATCCCAAACTCCCCACCGGCCAGGTGGAGGTTCGGGTGCTGGATTTGGAGATCTTGAACCGGGCCGATACTCCGCCGTTTGAGATCGAAGACGAAACCAAAACTTCCGAAGAACTGCGCTTGCGCTATCGGTATTTGGACCTGCGTCGGCCGCGGATGCAGCGCATTCTGGGCGTGCGCCATGAGGCGGCCCAGATCGTGCGCGCCTACTTTAGCCGTCACGGGTTCTGGGAAATCGAAACCCCCATGCTCACGAAAAGCACCCCAGAGGGCGCGCGCGACTATTTGGTTCCCAGCCGGGTACATCCGGGCAAGTTCTACGCCCTTCCTCAGTCGCCCCAGCTCTACAAGCAGATCCTGATGCTCGCCGGTCTGGACCGGTATTTTCAAATCGTGCGCTGTTTCCGGGACGAGGATCTGCGGGCGGATCGGCAGCCGGAGTTTACGCAAATCGACGTGGAGATGGCCTTCGCCACGCGGGAGCTCGTCCTGGAGCTCATCGAAGGGCTGTTGGTTGAGGTCTGGGAGCGCATCCAGGGCCGCTCGATACTCCGTCCGTTTCCGCGTCTGAGCTACGAGGAGGCCATCCGGCGTTACGGCTCGGACAGGCCCGATCTGCGGCCCGGTATGCCGATCTGCGAGCTGTCCGATATCGCCGCCGAAACCCCATTTCGGGTGTTTCGTCAGGCGGTGGACGCTGGCGGCGCCGTAGTGGGCATATGCGCACCGGGACAGGCCGAGCTGGGGCGGGCGTACTTGGATCGGCTGACCGAATACGCGCGCAAGCAGCTCGGGGCCAGCGGGCTGCTCTACATCAAATACCAGTCCAGCGGTGAGCGGCTGTGCTCGGTCAAGTCCGAAGTGCTGCCCGAGGTCTTTGTGGAACGCCTCTCCGAGGCTCTCGGGTTGCGGCCAGGAGATCTGGGGTTGCTGTTGGCGGGCCCTAAACCGAGTGTCTACACCCAAATGGGCGCCTTGCGCCTGCATCTAGCCGAGGCGCGCAACCTGTATCCGCAGTCGGATCCGTACGCCTTCGTGTGGGTGCTGGACTTTCCTTTGGTGGAATGGGACGCCGAAGCGCGCCGATGGGTGGCCGTGCACCATCCCTTCACCGCCCCGCATCCAGAGGACGTCTCGCTCATGCAGACCGACCCGGCCCGCGTGCGCGCTCAGGCTTACGATATCGTGGTCAACGGCTATGAGCTGGGAGGGGGCTCGATTCGGATCCATGATCCGGAGCTGCAGCGTCGGATGTTTCGGCTCTTGGGCATCCCCGAAGCGGAGGCGGAGAGGAAGTTCGGCTTTCTGCTTCAGGCTTTTCGCTACGGCGCCCCGCCGCACGGGGGGATCGCGCTGGGTTTCGATCGGCTTGTGATGCTGCTTACAGGCGCCCAGAGCCTGCGCGAGGTGATCGCCTTCCCCAAAACCCAGCGGGCTCAGGAGCTCATGATCGGCTCGCCCGACGTCGTAGAGCCCCAGCAGCTAGAGGAGCTACACATCCGCGTTACCCTCCCCAGGGCCCAAACCGTGGGCTCTTAG
- the purL gene encoding phosphoribosylformylglycinamidine synthase subunit PurL codes for MPQTLSREPEVTRELARAHGLTDEEYDRILQILGRQPTYTELGMYAVMWSEHCSYKNSIAVLKTLPRSGGRLLVAAGEENAGLVDIGDGLAVAFKIESHNHPSAVEPYQGAATGVGGIHRDVFAMGARPIAALDSLRFGSLDNARVRYLFDGVVRGIADYGNAFGVPTVGGEIYFDPAYEGNPLVNVMSVGLVRVGQTARAAARGPGNLVMIVGSATGRDGIHGATFASEVLQEDSEAKRPNVQVGDPFTEKLLLEATLEALRTGAVVGLQDMGAAGLTCSSCETSARAGTGMRLYLERVPLREPDMSAYEILLSESQERMLLIVQRGREEEVLEVFRKWDLPAALIGEVTDTGLVEVYHHGELKAAVPASSLVLGGGAPVYIRQAREPAYLERTRALRLADVPLPKNLEAVFLRLLDSPNIASKRWVYEQYDTMVRTNTVVGPGPSDAAVVRIKGTRKALALKVDGNGRYVYLNPRRGAQIAVAEAARNVVCSGARALAITNCLNFGDPYNPEVYWTFQEAVAGIGEACRILGTPVTGGNVSFYNESPTGAIYPTPTIGMVGLIEPFPDRLMTAGFKSAGDLVWLLGQNREDIGGSEYLAWIHGRVAGDAPYLDLDEEKRLHELLLVLIAAGQIRSAHDVSDGGLAVALAESCLFGGLGARIWVRDPIRPDALLFGESQSRVIVSAPPQTKAAIEAEARRFGLAASLLGRVGGDRLQINDWIDLPLEQIREVYESAIPRRMAQ; via the coding sequence ATGCCCCAGACGCTTTCTCGCGAGCCCGAGGTGACGCGCGAGCTGGCGCGTGCCCACGGACTTACGGATGAAGAATACGACCGGATCCTGCAGATCTTGGGCCGACAGCCCACGTACACGGAGCTCGGCATGTACGCGGTCATGTGGAGCGAGCACTGCTCCTACAAGAACTCCATCGCCGTGCTCAAGACGCTGCCCCGCTCAGGAGGGCGGCTGCTTGTGGCGGCCGGAGAAGAAAACGCCGGGCTTGTGGACATCGGCGACGGGCTGGCCGTGGCCTTCAAAATCGAATCCCATAACCACCCCTCGGCCGTCGAACCCTATCAGGGGGCGGCCACGGGCGTGGGGGGGATCCACCGGGACGTCTTCGCCATGGGGGCCCGGCCCATTGCGGCGCTCGACTCCCTGCGCTTCGGATCCCTGGACAACGCCCGGGTGCGCTACCTCTTCGACGGCGTGGTGCGCGGGATCGCCGACTACGGAAACGCCTTCGGGGTACCGACCGTGGGCGGGGAGATCTACTTCGACCCCGCCTACGAGGGCAACCCGCTGGTGAACGTCATGAGCGTGGGTCTGGTGCGCGTAGGCCAGACGGCCCGAGCCGCGGCCCGCGGCCCGGGCAACCTAGTCATGATCGTGGGCTCCGCGACGGGACGCGACGGCATCCACGGGGCCACGTTCGCCTCCGAGGTCCTGCAAGAGGACTCCGAGGCCAAGCGCCCCAACGTGCAAGTGGGGGATCCGTTTACGGAAAAGCTGCTGCTTGAGGCCACTTTAGAAGCCCTGCGCACGGGCGCCGTTGTGGGCCTACAGGACATGGGCGCAGCCGGGCTTACGTGCTCCAGTTGCGAAACGAGCGCGCGCGCCGGAACGGGGATGCGCCTGTATCTGGAACGCGTGCCCCTGCGCGAGCCGGACATGTCCGCCTACGAGATCCTGCTGTCGGAATCTCAGGAGCGCATGCTGCTGATCGTCCAACGGGGACGCGAAGAAGAGGTGCTGGAGGTCTTCCGCAAGTGGGACCTTCCGGCGGCCCTCATCGGAGAGGTCACAGACACGGGCCTTGTGGAGGTCTACCACCACGGGGAGCTCAAGGCCGCAGTGCCGGCCTCCTCGCTGGTCCTCGGCGGAGGCGCGCCGGTATACATCCGGCAGGCCCGCGAACCGGCCTATCTGGAACGAACGCGCGCCCTGCGGCTTGCGGACGTGCCCTTGCCGAAGAACCTTGAAGCGGTCTTTCTGCGGCTGCTCGATAGCCCGAACATCGCCTCTAAGCGCTGGGTCTACGAGCAGTACGACACCATGGTGCGCACGAACACCGTCGTGGGCCCTGGCCCCTCGGATGCGGCCGTGGTGCGCATCAAGGGCACCCGCAAGGCCTTGGCCCTGAAGGTCGACGGCAACGGGCGTTACGTGTACCTCAACCCCCGTCGGGGAGCGCAGATCGCCGTGGCCGAAGCCGCGCGCAACGTGGTCTGCTCCGGAGCCCGGGCTTTGGCCATCACGAACTGCCTGAACTTCGGCGACCCCTACAATCCCGAGGTCTACTGGACCTTTCAGGAGGCCGTAGCCGGCATAGGCGAGGCCTGTCGGATCCTGGGGACCCCCGTTACGGGCGGCAACGTGAGTTTCTACAACGAAAGCCCCACGGGCGCCATCTACCCCACCCCGACCATCGGGATGGTGGGGCTCATTGAGCCTTTTCCGGATCGGCTCATGACGGCCGGCTTCAAATCCGCAGGGGACCTGGTGTGGCTGCTCGGCCAAAACCGGGAGGACATAGGGGGTTCGGAGTACCTGGCCTGGATTCATGGGCGCGTGGCGGGCGATGCGCCCTACCTGGACTTGGACGAGGAAAAGCGGCTGCATGAGCTGCTGCTTGTCCTTATCGCCGCAGGGCAGATCCGCTCCGCCCACGACGTCTCCGATGGCGGGCTGGCCGTGGCGCTGGCCGAGTCCTGCTTGTTCGGAGGCTTGGGGGCCCGCATATGGGTGCGGGATCCCATCCGGCCTGATGCGCTGCTCTTCGGCGAATCCCAGTCGCGCGTAATCGTCAGCGCGCCCCCACAGACCAAGGCCGCCATCGAAGCCGAGGCCCGGCGCTTCGGTCTTGCCGCCTCCCTGCTGGGCCGCGTAGGCGGGGATCGGCTCCAGATCAACGACTGGATCGATCTGCCCCTAGAACAGATTCGAGAGGTCTACGAATCGGCCATTCCGCGCCGGATGGCTCAGTAG
- a CDS encoding metallophosphoesterase — MRILHSADWHLHPERPERFRVLEAIEAILERDPAEVVVLAGDLFDDPRAAYELRPELRRWFEALERPVLLIPGNHDEEAFCEGADFGQNVRVLGPEPVEQNGVLFDGLWFRSGRRAVRELDRLQARWAGAQTVVLVAHVSFYHRAPQWRNRELAQHEGLDWGRDCPLLAEDVLGRPIAYLALGHWHQHLSAQVGTTTVAYPGTPVPLNETELGPRYVALVELGPGSARLYARALEGVPEIRFLREYVYGNDSEALEKLDRLLRQGGEQVRLRLRVEGFLSGLERDFRSRLQELRSAHRGRWAEITIEFAPVQIPEPLKPLLESILGAEPPDPDPVVRLEEGLARWARELSREAVRRRALELVVGALLEGS, encoded by the coding sequence ATGCGGATCCTGCACTCGGCCGACTGGCATCTGCACCCCGAACGGCCCGAGCGCTTTCGGGTGCTCGAGGCCATAGAGGCGATTTTGGAGCGCGATCCAGCCGAGGTCGTGGTCCTGGCCGGAGATCTTTTTGACGACCCCCGGGCGGCCTATGAGCTGCGCCCGGAGCTTCGGCGCTGGTTTGAGGCCCTGGAGCGCCCCGTGCTCCTGATCCCCGGCAATCATGATGAGGAGGCCTTCTGCGAAGGAGCGGACTTTGGCCAAAACGTGCGCGTACTCGGGCCGGAGCCGGTTGAACAAAACGGAGTGCTCTTCGATGGGCTCTGGTTTCGCTCCGGCCGACGAGCCGTGCGGGAGTTGGATCGGCTGCAGGCGCGATGGGCCGGAGCGCAGACCGTGGTGCTTGTGGCGCATGTGAGTTTTTACCATCGCGCCCCGCAATGGCGCAACCGGGAGCTAGCGCAGCACGAAGGCCTTGATTGGGGGCGCGATTGCCCCTTGTTAGCCGAGGACGTCTTGGGGCGTCCCATCGCGTATCTGGCCCTGGGGCACTGGCATCAGCACCTGAGCGCTCAAGTGGGCACCACGACCGTGGCCTATCCCGGCACGCCCGTGCCGCTAAACGAGACCGAGCTCGGCCCTCGATACGTCGCGCTGGTGGAGCTGGGTCCGGGCTCTGCGCGGCTGTATGCGCGGGCGCTTGAAGGCGTGCCGGAGATCCGGTTCCTTCGGGAATACGTCTACGGCAACGATTCGGAGGCGCTCGAAAAGCTCGATCGGCTGCTGAGGCAAGGGGGAGAGCAGGTTCGGCTGCGGCTCCGCGTAGAGGGCTTCCTTTCCGGTTTGGAGCGCGATTTTCGCTCTCGGCTGCAGGAGCTCAGAAGCGCCCATCGGGGCCGCTGGGCCGAGATAACGATCGAATTCGCCCCCGTGCAGATTCCGGAGCCCCTAAAGCCCTTGCTTGAGTCGATCCTCGGTGCCGAACCGCCCGATCCGGATCCAGTGGTTCGCCTGGAAGAGGGGTTGGCCCGATGGGCGCGGGAGCTTTCCCGCGAAGCAGTGCGCCGTCGCGCCCTGGAGCTCGTCGTGGGGGCCTTGCTTGAGGGTTCATGA
- a CDS encoding HPr family phosphocarrier protein: MKILEVEIKNKAGLHTRPAALLVKTASRFRSHITILKDGFAVNGKSIIGVMTLAAEPGCRLTLRVEGPDEEEAARALAELFATGFGEE; the protein is encoded by the coding sequence ATGAAAATCCTGGAGGTGGAGATCAAAAACAAGGCCGGTCTGCACACGCGTCCGGCGGCTTTGCTTGTGAAGACGGCCTCGAGGTTTCGATCCCACATCACCATCCTCAAGGATGGCTTTGCCGTAAACGGCAAAAGCATTATCGGGGTCATGACCCTCGCCGCGGAGCCCGGCTGCCGCCTGACCCTGCGCGTAGAGGGGCCCGATGAGGAGGAGGCCGCGCGCGCTTTGGCGGAGTTGTTCGCTACTGGCTTTGGAGAGGAGTAA